Proteins from one Aquila chrysaetos chrysaetos chromosome 5, bAquChr1.4, whole genome shotgun sequence genomic window:
- the PRPSAP1 gene encoding phosphoribosyl pyrophosphate synthase-associated protein 1 isoform X2: MAAGAVSACGEDGRRGQRRSRRVAELVCLAPRGLHDSLAMNAARSGYRVFSANSTAACTELAKRITERLGAELGKSVVYQETNGETRVEIKESVRGQDIFIIQTIPRDVNTAVMELLIMAYALKTSCARNIIGVIPYFPYSKQSKMRKRGSIVCKLLASMLAKAGLTHIITMDLHQKEIQGFFSFPVDNLRASPFLLQYIQEEIPDYRNAVIVAKSPDAAKRAQSYAERLRLGLAVIHGEAQCTEQDMDDGRHSPPMVKNATVHPGLELPLMMAKEKPPITVVGDVGGRIAIIVDDIIDDVESFVAAAEILKERGAYKIFVMATHGLLSADAPRLIEESSIDEVVVTNTVPHEVQKLQCPKIKTVDISLILSEAIRRIHNGESMAYLFRNITVDD; encoded by the exons ATGGCAGCGGGGGCGGTCTCTGCCTGCGGAGAAGATGGCCGCCGAGGGCAGCGGCGCTCTAGGCGGGTGGCGGAACTGGTTTGCTTGg CTCCACGGGGGTTGCATGACTCTCTGGCGATGAACGCAGCCAGAAGTGGCTACCGGGTCTTCTCGGCCAACTCCACGGCAGCCTGCACCGAGCTGGCGAAGCGGATCACGGA gcGTCTTGGTGCTGAGCTGGGGAAATCTGTGGTATACCAGGAAACCAATGGAG AAACAAGAGTTGAAATAAAAGAATCTGTCCGGGGACAGGATATCTTCATTATACAGACAATCCCCAG AGATGTGAATACCGCTGTCATGGAGCTGCTGATAATGGCATATGCACTGAAGACTTCCTGTGCCAGGAACATCATTGGGGTCATCCCTTACTTCCCCTACAGCAAACAGAGCAAAATGAGGAAGAGGGGCTCTATAGTCTGCAAGCTGCTGGCTTCAATGCTCGCCAAGGCAG GTTTAACACACATTATCACTATGGACCTTCATCAAAAGGAAATCCAAGGCTTCTTCAGCTTCCCAGTAGACAACCTGAGAGCATCCCCTTTCTTGCTTCAGTATATACAGGAAGAA ATTCCAGATTACAGAAATGCAGTTATTGTAGCCAAATCTCCTGATGCAGCTAAAAG GGCTCAGTCTTACGCTGAGAGACTACGGCTGGGACTAGCAGTGATCCACGGAGAGGCTCAGTGTACAGAGCAGGACATGGATGATGGACGTCACTCCCCTCCGATGGTCAAAAATGCAACTGTGCATCCTGGTCTGGAGCTGCCGT tGATGATGGCCAAGGAGAAACCACCAATAACTGTGGTTGGAGATGTTGGAGGAAGAATTGCCATCATTGTG gATGACATCATTGATGATGTGGAAAGCTTTGTAGCTGCTGCAGAGATCCTGAAAGAGCGTGGAGCCTACAAGATTTTTGTGATGGCTACTCATGGACTCCTGTCAGCAGATGCCCCCCGTCTCATAGAGGAATCCTCCATCGATGAG GTGGTAGTAACCAACACAGTTCCTCACGAGGTACAGAAGCTGCAGTGCCCCAAGATAAAGACTGTGGATATCAGTTTGATTCTCTCTGAAGCCATCCGACGAATCCACAATGGCGAGTCCATGGCCTATCTCTTTCGCAACATCACTGTCGATGACTAG
- the PRPSAP1 gene encoding phosphoribosyl pyrophosphate synthase-associated protein 1 isoform X1 has product MNAARSGYRVFSANSTAACTELAKRITERLGAELGKSVVYQETNGETRVEIKESVRGQDIFIIQTIPRDVNTAVMELLIMAYALKTSCARNIIGVIPYFPYSKQSKMRKRGSIVCKLLASMLAKAGLTHIITMDLHQKEIQGFFSFPVDNLRASPFLLQYIQEEIPDYRNAVIVAKSPDAAKRAQSYAERLRLGLAVIHGEAQCTEQDMDDGRHSPPMVKNATVHPGLELPLMMAKEKPPITVVGDVGGRIAIIVDDIIDDVESFVAAAEILKERGAYKIFVMATHGLLSADAPRLIEESSIDEVVVTNTVPHEVQKLQCPKIKTVDISLILSEAIRRIHNGESMAYLFRNITVDD; this is encoded by the exons ATGAACGCAGCCAGAAGTGGCTACCGGGTCTTCTCGGCCAACTCCACGGCAGCCTGCACCGAGCTGGCGAAGCGGATCACGGA gcGTCTTGGTGCTGAGCTGGGGAAATCTGTGGTATACCAGGAAACCAATGGAG AAACAAGAGTTGAAATAAAAGAATCTGTCCGGGGACAGGATATCTTCATTATACAGACAATCCCCAG AGATGTGAATACCGCTGTCATGGAGCTGCTGATAATGGCATATGCACTGAAGACTTCCTGTGCCAGGAACATCATTGGGGTCATCCCTTACTTCCCCTACAGCAAACAGAGCAAAATGAGGAAGAGGGGCTCTATAGTCTGCAAGCTGCTGGCTTCAATGCTCGCCAAGGCAG GTTTAACACACATTATCACTATGGACCTTCATCAAAAGGAAATCCAAGGCTTCTTCAGCTTCCCAGTAGACAACCTGAGAGCATCCCCTTTCTTGCTTCAGTATATACAGGAAGAA ATTCCAGATTACAGAAATGCAGTTATTGTAGCCAAATCTCCTGATGCAGCTAAAAG GGCTCAGTCTTACGCTGAGAGACTACGGCTGGGACTAGCAGTGATCCACGGAGAGGCTCAGTGTACAGAGCAGGACATGGATGATGGACGTCACTCCCCTCCGATGGTCAAAAATGCAACTGTGCATCCTGGTCTGGAGCTGCCGT tGATGATGGCCAAGGAGAAACCACCAATAACTGTGGTTGGAGATGTTGGAGGAAGAATTGCCATCATTGTG gATGACATCATTGATGATGTGGAAAGCTTTGTAGCTGCTGCAGAGATCCTGAAAGAGCGTGGAGCCTACAAGATTTTTGTGATGGCTACTCATGGACTCCTGTCAGCAGATGCCCCCCGTCTCATAGAGGAATCCTCCATCGATGAG GTGGTAGTAACCAACACAGTTCCTCACGAGGTACAGAAGCTGCAGTGCCCCAAGATAAAGACTGTGGATATCAGTTTGATTCTCTCTGAAGCCATCCGACGAATCCACAATGGCGAGTCCATGGCCTATCTCTTTCGCAACATCACTGTCGATGACTAG
- the PRPSAP1 gene encoding phosphoribosyl pyrophosphate synthase-associated protein 1 isoform X3, whose protein sequence is MGLVCCWGEGGLASLFNLWSPTDAFGSPSYCSVWHRGRLGAELGKSVVYQETNGETRVEIKESVRGQDIFIIQTIPRDVNTAVMELLIMAYALKTSCARNIIGVIPYFPYSKQSKMRKRGSIVCKLLASMLAKAGLTHIITMDLHQKEIQGFFSFPVDNLRASPFLLQYIQEEIPDYRNAVIVAKSPDAAKRAQSYAERLRLGLAVIHGEAQCTEQDMDDGRHSPPMVKNATVHPGLELPLMMAKEKPPITVVGDVGGRIAIIVDDIIDDVESFVAAAEILKERGAYKIFVMATHGLLSADAPRLIEESSIDEVVVTNTVPHEVQKLQCPKIKTVDISLILSEAIRRIHNGESMAYLFRNITVDD, encoded by the exons ATGGGCCttgtgtgctgctggggggagggaggtCTAGCAAGTCTTTTTAATCTCTGGAGTCCAACAGATGCATTTGGATCTCCATCCTACTGCAGTGTTTGGCACAGAGG gcGTCTTGGTGCTGAGCTGGGGAAATCTGTGGTATACCAGGAAACCAATGGAG AAACAAGAGTTGAAATAAAAGAATCTGTCCGGGGACAGGATATCTTCATTATACAGACAATCCCCAG AGATGTGAATACCGCTGTCATGGAGCTGCTGATAATGGCATATGCACTGAAGACTTCCTGTGCCAGGAACATCATTGGGGTCATCCCTTACTTCCCCTACAGCAAACAGAGCAAAATGAGGAAGAGGGGCTCTATAGTCTGCAAGCTGCTGGCTTCAATGCTCGCCAAGGCAG GTTTAACACACATTATCACTATGGACCTTCATCAAAAGGAAATCCAAGGCTTCTTCAGCTTCCCAGTAGACAACCTGAGAGCATCCCCTTTCTTGCTTCAGTATATACAGGAAGAA ATTCCAGATTACAGAAATGCAGTTATTGTAGCCAAATCTCCTGATGCAGCTAAAAG GGCTCAGTCTTACGCTGAGAGACTACGGCTGGGACTAGCAGTGATCCACGGAGAGGCTCAGTGTACAGAGCAGGACATGGATGATGGACGTCACTCCCCTCCGATGGTCAAAAATGCAACTGTGCATCCTGGTCTGGAGCTGCCGT tGATGATGGCCAAGGAGAAACCACCAATAACTGTGGTTGGAGATGTTGGAGGAAGAATTGCCATCATTGTG gATGACATCATTGATGATGTGGAAAGCTTTGTAGCTGCTGCAGAGATCCTGAAAGAGCGTGGAGCCTACAAGATTTTTGTGATGGCTACTCATGGACTCCTGTCAGCAGATGCCCCCCGTCTCATAGAGGAATCCTCCATCGATGAG GTGGTAGTAACCAACACAGTTCCTCACGAGGTACAGAAGCTGCAGTGCCCCAAGATAAAGACTGTGGATATCAGTTTGATTCTCTCTGAAGCCATCCGACGAATCCACAATGGCGAGTCCATGGCCTATCTCTTTCGCAACATCACTGTCGATGACTAG
- the PRPSAP1 gene encoding phosphoribosyl pyrophosphate synthase-associated protein 1 isoform X4, with the protein MELLIMAYALKTSCARNIIGVIPYFPYSKQSKMRKRGSIVCKLLASMLAKAGLTHIITMDLHQKEIQGFFSFPVDNLRASPFLLQYIQEEIPDYRNAVIVAKSPDAAKRAQSYAERLRLGLAVIHGEAQCTEQDMDDGRHSPPMVKNATVHPGLELPLMMAKEKPPITVVGDVGGRIAIIVDDIIDDVESFVAAAEILKERGAYKIFVMATHGLLSADAPRLIEESSIDEVVVTNTVPHEVQKLQCPKIKTVDISLILSEAIRRIHNGESMAYLFRNITVDD; encoded by the exons ATGGAGCTGCTGATAATGGCATATGCACTGAAGACTTCCTGTGCCAGGAACATCATTGGGGTCATCCCTTACTTCCCCTACAGCAAACAGAGCAAAATGAGGAAGAGGGGCTCTATAGTCTGCAAGCTGCTGGCTTCAATGCTCGCCAAGGCAG GTTTAACACACATTATCACTATGGACCTTCATCAAAAGGAAATCCAAGGCTTCTTCAGCTTCCCAGTAGACAACCTGAGAGCATCCCCTTTCTTGCTTCAGTATATACAGGAAGAA ATTCCAGATTACAGAAATGCAGTTATTGTAGCCAAATCTCCTGATGCAGCTAAAAG GGCTCAGTCTTACGCTGAGAGACTACGGCTGGGACTAGCAGTGATCCACGGAGAGGCTCAGTGTACAGAGCAGGACATGGATGATGGACGTCACTCCCCTCCGATGGTCAAAAATGCAACTGTGCATCCTGGTCTGGAGCTGCCGT tGATGATGGCCAAGGAGAAACCACCAATAACTGTGGTTGGAGATGTTGGAGGAAGAATTGCCATCATTGTG gATGACATCATTGATGATGTGGAAAGCTTTGTAGCTGCTGCAGAGATCCTGAAAGAGCGTGGAGCCTACAAGATTTTTGTGATGGCTACTCATGGACTCCTGTCAGCAGATGCCCCCCGTCTCATAGAGGAATCCTCCATCGATGAG GTGGTAGTAACCAACACAGTTCCTCACGAGGTACAGAAGCTGCAGTGCCCCAAGATAAAGACTGTGGATATCAGTTTGATTCTCTCTGAAGCCATCCGACGAATCCACAATGGCGAGTCCATGGCCTATCTCTTTCGCAACATCACTGTCGATGACTAG